A region of Ferruginibacter albus DNA encodes the following proteins:
- a CDS encoding glycoside hydrolase family 25 protein: MLNNYKKPANIYVLTFLMLAAISMTVFYFSNAPYQHKKYKGFGIRMPKKYLIHGIDVSHHQASINWEDVSQMEYNNIRLQFSFIKATEGTDRVDKNFFSNWNEARDAGLVVGAYHYFNAGLNPRLQAQNFIAIVNLKTNDLPPVLDIEDIGESSSKQLIKDLKEWLTTVDSAYHIKPIIYSNVNFYEQYLAGNFDDYPVWIANYVDADKPGTDNKWILWQHSQTGHVNGIDGNVDFNVFNGDSTAFNSLLIK, from the coding sequence ATGTTGAACAATTATAAAAAACCTGCAAATATTTATGTACTAACATTTTTAATGCTGGCTGCAATCAGCATGACTGTTTTTTATTTTTCCAATGCTCCTTATCAACATAAAAAATACAAAGGCTTTGGTATCCGAATGCCTAAAAAATATTTGATCCATGGAATAGATGTGAGTCATCACCAGGCTTCTATTAACTGGGAAGATGTAAGTCAAATGGAATACAATAACATACGATTACAATTTAGTTTTATCAAAGCAACGGAAGGCACAGATAGGGTGGATAAAAATTTTTTTAGCAATTGGAATGAAGCGAGAGACGCTGGGCTTGTTGTTGGGGCTTATCATTATTTTAATGCAGGGTTAAATCCCAGGTTGCAGGCTCAGAACTTTATTGCTATTGTAAACTTAAAAACAAATGATCTGCCACCTGTATTGGATATTGAAGATATTGGAGAGTCAAGCTCAAAACAATTAATAAAGGATTTAAAGGAATGGTTGACCACTGTTGATAGTGCTTATCATATAAAGCCAATTATCTACTCTAATGTAAATTTTTATGAACAATACCTTGCAGGAAATTTTGATGATTACCCTGTATGGATTGCTAATTACGTTGATGCAGATAAACCCGGAACAGACAATAAATGGATACTTTGGCAACACAGTCAAACCGGGCATGTGAATGGTATTGACGGAAATGTAGATTTTAATGTTTTTAATGGAGATTCTACTGCATTTAATTCATTATTGATCAAATAA
- a CDS encoding radical SAM/SPASM domain-containing protein, with product MPDFNLNDSINFLSKLTIKRTWNAAKVFSSFYAARLFKKPLQWGYPISISFEPTTSCNLRCPECPSGLRAFTRPTGMLQKDFFRTTIDEIHKELLYLIFYFQGEPFLNPDFLEMVKYAASKKIYTATSTNAHYLTDEVAKRTVESGLDRLIISIDGTTQEVYQQYRVGGKLEKVIAGAKNIVKWKKELNSKTPFIFFQFLVVKPNQHQIEDIKKLAKEIGVDEVRFKTAQVYDYETDPNQLIPDIDKFSRYKKNSTGNYIAKNKLSNHCWKLQHANVITWDGLVVPCCFDKDATHQLGNLKEKSFKEIWKDDKYQQFRTQLKKSRRNIDICANCSEGASVWK from the coding sequence ATGCCCGATTTTAATTTAAATGATAGCATTAATTTTTTAAGCAAGCTTACCATAAAAAGAACCTGGAATGCCGCTAAAGTATTCAGCAGTTTTTATGCAGCCCGTTTATTTAAAAAGCCTTTGCAATGGGGCTATCCAATCTCTATTTCGTTTGAACCTACCACCAGTTGCAATCTTCGCTGCCCCGAATGCCCAAGTGGTTTAAGAGCCTTTACACGACCTACCGGCATGTTACAAAAAGATTTTTTCAGAACTACCATCGATGAAATTCATAAAGAGCTTTTATACCTCATTTTTTATTTCCAGGGCGAGCCGTTTTTAAATCCCGATTTTTTGGAAATGGTGAAATATGCTGCTTCCAAAAAAATATACACAGCTACCTCTACCAATGCACATTACTTAACGGATGAAGTGGCAAAACGAACTGTTGAAAGTGGCTTAGACAGATTGATCATTTCTATTGATGGAACAACACAGGAAGTGTATCAACAATACCGTGTAGGAGGCAAGCTGGAAAAGGTAATTGCCGGCGCAAAGAATATTGTAAAATGGAAAAAAGAATTAAACAGTAAAACACCATTTATATTCTTCCAGTTCCTGGTAGTAAAACCCAATCAACATCAAATTGAAGATATAAAAAAACTGGCCAAGGAAATTGGTGTGGATGAAGTTCGCTTTAAAACAGCGCAGGTATATGATTATGAAACAGACCCTAATCAATTAATTCCTGATATTGATAAATTCAGCCGTTACAAAAAAAATTCAACCGGCAACTATATTGCTAAAAATAAACTCTCGAATCACTGCTGGAAATTGCAACATGCTAATGTAATTACCTGGGATGGCTTGGTTGTTCCTTGCTGTTTCGATAAAGATGCTACTCACCAATTAGGTAACCTTAAGGAAAAGTCCTTTAAGGAAATATGGAAGGATGACAAATATCAACAATTTAGAACTCAGCTTAAGAAAAGTCGCAGAAATATTGATATTTGTGCTAATTGCAGCGAAGGAGCATCTGTTTGGAAATAA
- a CDS encoding MarR family winged helix-turn-helix transcriptional regulator has translation MSIEKDINQTKFRNEYQKSMVNLIYTYNWMTEQLKDVFGKENLTMQQYNILRILRGSDIPLSTMQIRDRMLDKMSDTSRIVDRLVIKGLAKKIVSKTDKRLVDITITTKGRKSLHKIDLQEKEVDKIANALSVADAQTLNTLLDKLRKSE, from the coding sequence ATGAGTATAGAAAAAGACATCAACCAAACTAAATTCAGGAACGAGTACCAAAAGTCCATGGTAAATTTAATTTATACCTATAATTGGATGACGGAGCAGTTGAAAGATGTATTTGGGAAAGAGAACCTGACCATGCAGCAGTATAATATATTACGTATTCTTCGCGGCAGCGATATTCCTTTATCTACTATGCAAATACGAGACCGCATGCTGGATAAAATGAGTGATACCAGCCGTATTGTTGACAGGTTAGTAATTAAAGGTTTGGCAAAAAAAATTGTTTCTAAAACAGATAAAAGATTGGTTGATATTACTATTACTACTAAAGGAAGAAAATCATTACATAAAATAGATCTACAGGAAAAAGAAGTAGATAAAATTGCGAACGCTCTTTCTGTTGCGGATGCACAAACATTAAATACCCTTTTAGATAAATTACGAAAATCAGAATAA
- the rpoN gene encoding RNA polymerase factor sigma-54, with the protein MALSQGLQQRLLQKLSPQQIQLMKLLQLPTAILEERIKEELEENPALETGDEAEEKEEFENSTEEFETEREEGDNEADDFDLNGSENEYEQIDISDYVQEGDDEIADYKLRDDNYPDTEDNKVIPHKIETGFNEFMLEQLGMLNLNEHQHRIAEQIIGNLDDDGYLRRDISAITDDLAFRQNIQTTDEEITQLLLQIQQFDPPGIGARNLQECLLLQLERKSSEGRSIELAMKVLEKYFDEFTKKHYEKIQRGLNISDEQLKDIINQIIRLNPKPGSTIGGANKGESYIIPDFFIINNNGKLELTLNSKNAPDLRISEGYRDMLKDYDRGSKKDRRQKEAVLFIKQKIDAAKWFIDAIKQRQHTLISTMTTIMNYQYDFFITGDETELRPMILKDIAEKTNLDISTVSRVANSKFVQTEFGTYRLKFFFSESLQTDSGEEVSTREVKKILSDLIEGESKKHPLSDERLTELLQEKGYNIARRTVAKYREQLNVPVARLRKEL; encoded by the coding sequence ATGGCACTTAGTCAGGGCTTACAGCAAAGATTGTTACAAAAACTGTCGCCACAACAAATTCAGTTAATGAAGTTGTTGCAGTTGCCTACTGCTATTTTGGAAGAAAGGATCAAGGAAGAATTAGAAGAAAACCCGGCACTGGAAACAGGAGATGAAGCAGAAGAAAAAGAAGAATTTGAAAATAGCACAGAAGAGTTTGAGACGGAAAGAGAAGAGGGCGACAATGAAGCTGATGATTTTGATTTGAACGGAAGCGAGAATGAATATGAACAAATAGATATTAGCGATTATGTACAGGAAGGTGACGATGAAATTGCTGATTATAAATTAAGAGATGATAATTATCCTGACACGGAAGACAACAAAGTAATTCCACACAAAATTGAAACAGGCTTTAATGAATTCATGCTGGAGCAATTAGGAATGCTTAATTTAAATGAACATCAGCATAGAATAGCAGAACAGATAATTGGCAACCTGGATGATGACGGTTATTTACGAAGAGACATTTCTGCTATAACAGACGATCTGGCTTTTCGTCAAAACATTCAAACTACAGATGAGGAGATTACCCAATTGCTTTTGCAAATTCAACAGTTTGATCCACCCGGCATAGGTGCCCGTAATTTACAGGAATGTTTATTGTTACAGCTGGAAAGAAAATCAAGCGAAGGAAGATCCATTGAACTAGCCATGAAAGTATTGGAAAAATACTTTGATGAGTTTACGAAAAAACATTACGAAAAAATTCAACGTGGATTAAACATATCCGATGAACAATTAAAAGATATTATTAACCAGATAATACGTTTAAATCCCAAACCCGGTAGTACTATTGGTGGTGCAAACAAAGGAGAAAGCTATATCATTCCTGATTTTTTCATCATTAATAATAACGGAAAATTAGAGCTGACGCTTAACAGTAAAAATGCTCCTGATCTTCGCATCAGCGAAGGTTATAGAGATATGCTGAAAGATTATGACCGTGGCAGCAAAAAAGACAGGCGCCAGAAAGAAGCCGTATTGTTCATCAAACAAAAAATTGATGCTGCAAAATGGTTTATTGATGCTATTAAACAACGACAACATACACTGATAAGCACTATGACTACTATAATGAATTATCAGTACGATTTTTTTATAACAGGCGATGAAACGGAATTACGCCCTATGATACTGAAAGACATTGCAGAAAAAACCAATTTAGATATCAGTACCGTAAGCCGTGTTGCCAACAGTAAATTTGTTCAAACAGAATTCGGCACCTATCGTTTAAAGTTTTTCTTCAGTGAAAGTTTACAAACCGATAGCGGAGAAGAAGTAAGCACACGTGAAGTGAAAAAAATATTGAGCGACCTGATAGAAGGAGAAAGCAAAAAACATCCTTTAAGCGACGAGCGCCTCACTGAACTTCTTCAGGAAAAAGGTTATAATATTGCACGCCGCACCGTTGCCAAATATAGAGAACAATTAAATGTTCCGGTTGCAAGATTAAGAAAAGAATTATGA